The following proteins come from a genomic window of Sphingosinicella flava:
- a CDS encoding CDC48 family AAA ATPase: MADEELPPNRLQVATMRPDDSGRGLARLPRTMMTALGLGEGDVIELVGKRSTPARAIGPYSDDEGLDIIRLDGLQRANAEIGAGDFVGIRKAESKPAQRVVFAPAQKNLRLQGSANALKRSFGMRPVTAGDIVATTGQQQVPRGDLPPELRQMLNAPAYALQEIRLTVVSTMPKGIVHIDADTEVELRPEYTEAKEMRRADVTYDDLGGIGTTIDQLREMVELPLRYPEIFERLGVDPPKGVLLHGPPGTGKTRLARAVANESDAEFFHIAGPEIMGSAYGESEKRLREIFEQAGEASPSIIFIDEIDSIAPKRGQVSGEAEKRIVAQLLTLLDGLEPRQNVIVMAATNRPEALDEALRRPGRFDREIVIGVPDEPGRREILGIHTRGMPLKPEVDLDELSRKTFGFVGADLAALAREAAIEAVRRIMPKINLEDGTIPPEVLDTLSVTRNDFEEALKRVQPSAMREVMVQKPNIRWEDVGGLARVQNRLREGVELPLKDPDAFRRLGIRPAKGFLLYGPPGTGKTLLAKAAAREAEANFIATKSSDLLSKWYGESEQQIARLFARARQVAPTVIFIDELDSLVPARGGGLGEPQVTERVVNIILSEMDGLEELQSVVVIGATNRPNLIDPALLRPGRFDELIYVPVPDEEGRRHILSIHARNMPLAGDVDLDDLARRTPRFTGADLEDLVRRAGLHALRANLKAGEVTKADFEQALTETRPSVTAEMEKDYERVEANIKQDAIAGGIGFVLPGMLNSRRAEKHED; this comes from the coding sequence ATGGCAGACGAGGAATTACCCCCCAACCGGCTTCAGGTCGCGACGATGCGCCCAGACGATAGCGGTCGGGGATTGGCCCGGCTTCCCCGCACGATGATGACGGCGCTCGGCCTTGGCGAAGGCGACGTGATCGAGCTTGTCGGCAAGCGTTCGACGCCGGCGCGCGCCATCGGGCCCTATTCGGATGACGAAGGGCTGGACATCATCCGGCTCGACGGCCTGCAGCGGGCCAATGCGGAAATCGGCGCGGGCGATTTCGTGGGCATCCGCAAGGCTGAATCGAAGCCGGCCCAACGCGTCGTCTTCGCCCCCGCGCAGAAGAATTTGCGTCTTCAAGGTTCGGCCAACGCCTTGAAGCGCAGCTTTGGCATGCGCCCGGTGACGGCCGGGGATATCGTGGCAACGACCGGCCAGCAGCAAGTGCCCCGCGGCGATCTGCCCCCCGAATTGCGCCAGATGCTGAATGCCCCGGCTTATGCGCTGCAGGAAATCCGGCTGACCGTGGTGTCGACCATGCCCAAGGGCATCGTCCATATCGACGCCGATACCGAAGTCGAGCTGCGGCCCGAATATACCGAGGCCAAGGAAATGCGCCGCGCCGACGTCACCTATGACGACCTTGGCGGCATCGGCACGACGATCGATCAGCTTCGCGAGATGGTCGAGCTGCCGTTGCGCTATCCTGAAATCTTCGAGCGGCTGGGCGTCGATCCGCCCAAGGGCGTGCTGCTCCACGGCCCGCCCGGCACCGGCAAGACGCGGCTGGCGCGCGCCGTCGCCAATGAAAGCGACGCGGAATTCTTTCACATCGCCGGGCCGGAAATCATGGGATCGGCCTATGGCGAAAGCGAAAAACGCCTGCGCGAGATTTTCGAGCAGGCGGGCGAGGCGTCGCCTTCCATCATCTTCATCGACGAGATCGATTCCATCGCACCCAAGCGCGGACAAGTGTCGGGGGAAGCCGAAAAAAGGATCGTCGCGCAGCTCCTGACCCTCCTTGACGGCCTCGAACCGCGCCAGAACGTCATCGTCATGGCCGCGACCAACCGGCCCGAGGCGCTGGACGAAGCCTTGCGCCGTCCGGGCCGTTTCGACCGGGAGATCGTGATCGGAGTTCCCGACGAGCCGGGGCGGCGCGAGATCCTTGGCATCCACACACGCGGCATGCCGCTGAAACCGGAGGTCGATCTCGACGAGCTTTCCCGCAAGACTTTCGGCTTCGTCGGTGCCGATCTCGCCGCATTGGCTCGCGAGGCGGCGATCGAAGCGGTGCGGCGCATCATGCCGAAGATCAATCTCGAGGATGGCACGATCCCGCCCGAAGTGCTCGACACCTTGTCGGTCACCCGCAATGATTTCGAAGAAGCGCTGAAGCGCGTCCAGCCTTCGGCGATGCGCGAAGTGATGGTGCAGAAGCCGAATATACGCTGGGAGGATGTCGGCGGCCTCGCTCGCGTCCAGAACAGGTTGCGCGAGGGAGTCGAGCTGCCGCTGAAGGATCCCGACGCGTTCCGCCGCCTCGGCATCCGCCCGGCCAAGGGATTCCTGCTCTATGGCCCTCCCGGAACCGGCAAGACCTTGCTCGCCAAGGCGGCGGCGCGCGAGGCGGAGGCGAATTTCATCGCGACCAAATCGTCGGATCTCCTGTCCAAATGGTATGGCGAGAGCGAGCAGCAGATCGCCCGCCTCTTCGCCCGCGCGCGGCAGGTGGCGCCGACGGTCATCTTCATCGACGAACTGGACAGCCTGGTGCCCGCCCGCGGCGGCGGGCTTGGCGAGCCGCAGGTGACGGAGCGTGTGGTGAACATCATATTGTCCGAAATGGACGGGCTGGAGGAATTACAGTCGGTGGTCGTGATCGGCGCGACCAACCGGCCGAACCTCATCGATCCGGCGCTGTTGCGCCCAGGGCGGTTCGACGAGCTGATCTATGTGCCGGTTCCCGATGAGGAAGGACGGCGCCATATCCTCTCCATCCACGCCCGCAACATGCCGCTGGCGGGCGATGTCGATTTGGATGATCTCGCCCGCCGCACGCCGCGTTTCACCGGTGCCGACTTGGAAGATCTGGTCCGCCGCGCGGGCCTCCATGCCCTCCGTGCCAATTTGAAGGCGGGCGAAGTGACCAAGGCGGATTTCGAACAGGCGCTGACCGAAACGCGGCCGTCCGTGACGGCGGAAATGGAAAAGGATTACGAACGGGTCGAGGCGAATATCAAGCAGGATGCGATTGCGGGCGGCATCGGCTTCGTGTTGCCCGGCATGCTCAATTCGCGCCGCGCGGAGAAACATGAAGATTGA
- a CDS encoding MFS transporter — protein sequence MGLSGLGKERFALLFAVMLVAAGGNTAMQSLMPAIGRRLGLADILIAFAFSLSALLWVITAPHWARQADRRGRRALMRLGLWGFIAAMLVCGAALAAGIHHLVPPIAVFALFIFGRSFYGGFGSAAPPAVQAYIAARTEGAQRTNALAAIASSFGLGTIIGPAVAPLFIFEPLGLAGPLVVFAIIGALVLAAIILRLPDDTPHRPAHGQLVEEPSIGGGGGAGLMHAEARRPLHWRDRRVFRWLIAGIIGGHGQAAMLGVIGFLIIDRLQVPVAHAQQSIAVVLMSGAAATLLAQWWLIPQLHFSPRALIVWGALLAAAGALGTGLATGIYGLTLSFALSSMAFGLLRPGFTSGASFAVAPDEQNAVAGMVTSVNGVAYIAAPAIGVGLYGLAMPLPFLIVAALMLGLAIWASVNLHVSPRGAN from the coding sequence ATGGGCCTATCCGGATTGGGAAAAGAGCGGTTCGCCCTCTTGTTCGCCGTGATGCTGGTCGCGGCCGGGGGCAATACCGCCATGCAATCGCTGATGCCCGCCATCGGCCGCCGGCTCGGCCTTGCGGACATTCTGATCGCCTTCGCTTTCAGCCTGTCGGCTTTGCTGTGGGTGATCACCGCGCCTCATTGGGCGCGGCAGGCGGACCGGCGCGGTCGCCGCGCGCTGATGCGCCTCGGCCTCTGGGGGTTCATAGCCGCGATGCTGGTTTGCGGCGCGGCGCTGGCGGCTGGCATTCATCATCTGGTGCCGCCGATCGCCGTTTTCGCGCTCTTCATTTTCGGGCGCTCTTTCTACGGCGGTTTCGGATCGGCGGCGCCGCCCGCCGTTCAAGCCTATATCGCCGCCCGCACCGAAGGGGCGCAACGCACCAACGCTCTCGCCGCGATCGCTTCCTCGTTCGGCCTCGGCACCATCATCGGCCCGGCGGTCGCGCCGCTCTTCATCTTCGAACCTTTGGGACTCGCTGGCCCCCTCGTCGTCTTCGCGATCATCGGCGCCCTGGTGCTCGCCGCAATCATCCTGCGCCTGCCCGACGATACACCTCACCGCCCCGCGCACGGGCAGCTGGTCGAGGAACCGTCAATCGGCGGCGGCGGCGGCGCGGGGCTGATGCACGCCGAAGCACGCCGCCCGCTCCACTGGCGCGACCGCCGCGTCTTTCGCTGGCTGATCGCGGGAATTATCGGCGGCCACGGTCAGGCGGCGATGCTGGGCGTCATCGGCTTCCTGATCATCGACCGCCTGCAGGTGCCGGTCGCCCATGCCCAGCAATCCATCGCCGTCGTGCTGATGTCGGGAGCCGCGGCGACTCTGCTCGCCCAGTGGTGGCTGATCCCGCAACTTCATTTTTCGCCCCGCGCGCTGATCGTCTGGGGCGCGTTGCTGGCGGCGGCGGGCGCTCTGGGAACGGGCCTCGCCACCGGTATTTACGGCCTGACATTGAGCTTCGCTTTGTCTTCCATGGCGTTCGGCCTGCTCCGCCCCGGCTTTACCAGCGGCGCATCGTTCGCCGTCGCGCCGGACGAGCAGAATGCGGTCGCCGGCATGGTGACGTCCGTGAACGGGGTCGCTTATATCGCCGCGCCCGCCATCGGTGTCGGCCTTTACGGCCTCGCCATGCCGCTACCCTTCCTGATCGTCGCGGCGCTGATGCTCGGCCTGGCGATCTGGGCCAGCGTCAATCTTCATGTTTCTCCGCGCGGCGCGAATTGA
- a CDS encoding class I SAM-dependent methyltransferase: protein MTFSAEHARDGAIKRSGLGSPRFQFLKGFLKHPVMVGSIIPSSKVLIDKMLDPVDWANCKLFVEYGPGVGTFTQHILDRLAPDATLLTIDTNADFTTYLNAKFTDGRLEAVTGSAADVGKIIAERGFAHADYILSGLPFSTLPPGIGPKIAEETAAALRPGGAFLVYQFSPKVRDFIAPHFERIDRGFEWFNVPPATLFWAWKE, encoded by the coding sequence ATGACATTTTCGGCCGAACATGCACGTGATGGCGCGATCAAGCGCTCCGGCCTCGGCAGCCCGCGCTTTCAATTTCTAAAGGGCTTTCTGAAGCATCCGGTGATGGTGGGCTCGATCATCCCGTCTTCGAAGGTGCTGATCGACAAGATGCTCGACCCCGTCGATTGGGCGAATTGCAAATTGTTCGTCGAATATGGACCGGGCGTCGGCACCTTCACCCAGCATATTCTCGACCGGCTCGCGCCCGACGCGACCCTGCTCACCATCGACACCAATGCCGATTTCACGACCTATCTCAACGCCAAGTTCACCGACGGGCGGCTGGAGGCGGTGACCGGATCGGCGGCGGACGTGGGCAAGATCATTGCCGAGCGCGGCTTTGCCCATGCCGACTATATCTTGTCCGGTCTTCCCTTTTCCACGCTGCCGCCCGGCATCGGCCCCAAGATCGCGGAGGAAACCGCGGCGGCATTGCGTCCGGGCGGCGCTTTCCTCGTCTACCAATTCTCGCCCAAGGTGCGCGATTTCATCGCGCCGCATTTCGAGCGCATCGATCGCGGCTTCGAATGGTTTAACGTGCCGCCCGCGACCTTGTTCTGGGCTTGGAAGGAATGA
- a CDS encoding phospholipase D-like domain-containing protein: MAVLNPQISALSAPLTVDGNRLTLLADGLERLDALVKLIDSARTSLRILYYIFKDDAAGRRVRDALLAACARGVKVDILIDGFGSDDVGDAFFRPLIESECGFCRFTPRWGRRYLLRNHQKLALADGKTVLIGGFNVSDDYFDKTDNSWRDLGLQVEGPSVRSLEDYFDALFAWARRRGARMRELRAVLNRHSQRDGILRWQFGGPTRRLSPWARTLKRDMLRATRLDMIAAYFAPSRGMLRRIYGIARRGAARIVTASKSDNRATIGAARHTYWRLLRHGVEVYEYQPTKLHTKLIVVDDVVHIGSANFDMRSLYLNLELMLRVESAEFAARMRAYADGEIADSRPITRAEHRARRSWWNRFVWSVAYFLVATMDYNLSRRLNFGLEGR; this comes from the coding sequence ATGGCCGTGCTGAATCCCCAGATTTCCGCTCTTTCCGCACCGTTGACGGTCGACGGCAACCGGCTGACGCTTTTAGCGGACGGATTGGAGCGGCTGGACGCGCTGGTGAAGCTGATCGACTCGGCGCGGACCTCGCTTCGCATCCTCTATTATATCTTCAAGGACGATGCGGCGGGACGGCGGGTGCGGGATGCGCTGCTTGCCGCCTGCGCGCGCGGGGTTAAGGTCGACATCTTGATCGACGGTTTCGGCAGCGACGATGTCGGCGACGCCTTCTTCAGGCCGCTGATCGAGAGCGAATGCGGCTTTTGCCGCTTCACCCCGCGCTGGGGCCGGCGCTATCTGTTGCGCAATCACCAAAAGCTCGCGCTCGCCGACGGCAAGACCGTGCTGATCGGCGGCTTCAACGTGTCCGACGATTATTTCGACAAGACCGACAATAGCTGGCGTGATCTGGGGCTTCAGGTCGAAGGTCCGAGCGTCCGCTCGCTCGAAGATTATTTCGACGCCCTCTTCGCCTGGGCGCGACGGCGCGGCGCGCGGATGCGGGAATTGCGGGCGGTGCTCAACCGGCATAGCCAGCGCGACGGCATTCTCCGGTGGCAGTTCGGCGGGCCGACGCGGCGGCTCAGCCCTTGGGCGCGGACCTTGAAGCGCGACATGCTTCGCGCCACCCGGCTCGACATGATCGCCGCCTATTTCGCGCCCAGCCGCGGCATGCTCCGGCGCATCTACGGCATCGCGCGGCGCGGCGCGGCGCGGATCGTCACCGCGTCCAAGTCCGACAATCGGGCGACGATCGGCGCGGCGCGTCACACTTATTGGCGGCTGCTGAGGCACGGCGTCGAAGTCTATGAATATCAGCCGACGAAGCTGCACACCAAGCTGATCGTGGTCGACGATGTCGTCCACATCGGTTCGGCCAATTTCGACATGCGCAGCCTTTACCTCAATCTCGAGTTGATGCTGCGTGTCGAAAGCGCCGAATTCGCCGCGCGGATGCGCGCTTATGCCGACGGCGAGATCGCCGACAGCCGCCCCATCACGCGCGCCGAGCATCGCGCGCGGCGAAGCTGGTGGAACCGTTTCGTGTGGAGCGTCGCTTACTTCCTCGTCGCGACGATGGACTATAACCTCTCCCGCCGCCTCAATTTCGGGCTGGAGGGGCGGTGA
- the rpoZ gene encoding DNA-directed RNA polymerase subunit omega yields MARVTVEDCVDKIPNRFDLVLLSAQRARQISGGAELTLDRDRDKNPVVALREIAEQTVKPKHLEEALVSGLQRVQIDEDEAPDEVGSLAASAEALRLTAAAPPRNTNLAGDYE; encoded by the coding sequence ATGGCGCGCGTTACCGTCGAAGATTGTGTCGACAAGATTCCGAACCGTTTCGATCTCGTTTTGCTGTCGGCTCAGCGGGCCCGGCAGATTTCGGGCGGCGCGGAGCTGACGCTCGATCGTGACCGGGACAAGAATCCGGTTGTCGCCCTGCGCGAAATCGCGGAGCAGACGGTGAAGCCGAAGCATCTGGAAGAAGCGCTCGTGTCCGGCTTGCAGCGCGTCCAGATCGATGAGGACGAGGCGCCGGACGAAGTCGGCTCGCTCGCCGCGTCGGCCGAGGCGCTGCGCCTGACCGCCGCCGCGCCGCCGCGCAACACCAACCTCGCCGGCGATTACGAATAA
- a CDS encoding methylated-DNA--[protein]-cysteine S-methyltransferase: MAGPAFAIFDTPIGACGIVWKDGAVVATALPETDEAALVCALTRRVPGAMRGDMPLPVAELAETIITHLSGGAIDYDLSILDFSAVEPFEKAVYDATFAIPRGETRTYGALGAAIGQPGAARAIGRALGRNPFPIVIPCHRILAAGGRSGGFSAPGGAATKMRLLDIEGARREGEEAGLFDALPWALKAS, from the coding sequence ATGGCCGGCCCCGCCTTCGCGATCTTCGACACGCCGATCGGCGCTTGCGGCATCGTCTGGAAAGACGGTGCCGTTGTCGCGACTGCGCTTCCCGAAACGGATGAAGCGGCGCTCGTCTGCGCTTTGACGCGCCGTGTGCCCGGCGCAATGCGGGGCGACATGCCGCTTCCCGTCGCCGAGCTTGCCGAGACGATCATTACGCATTTGTCCGGCGGCGCGATCGATTACGATCTTTCCATTCTGGATTTCAGCGCAGTCGAGCCGTTTGAAAAGGCCGTCTACGACGCCACCTTCGCCATTCCGCGCGGCGAAACCCGCACGTACGGCGCTCTTGGAGCGGCGATCGGCCAACCCGGCGCCGCGCGCGCCATCGGCCGGGCGCTTGGGCGCAATCCCTTTCCCATCGTCATTCCCTGTCATCGCATTCTCGCGGCGGGGGGGCGCAGCGGCGGCTTTTCCGCGCCGGGTGGCGCGGCGACCAAGATGCGGCTCCTCGATATCGAAGGCGCGCGGCGGGAGGGCGAGGAGGCTGGGCTTTTCGATGCGCTGCCTTGGGCGCTCAAAGCGTCGTGA
- a CDS encoding nucleoside deaminase, translating into MRLALDAAGEAAREGEVPVGAVVMRGEEVIAVTRNAMRGVSDPTAHAEMVALRLAAERLGTSRLDACDLWVSLEPCAMCAGAIALARIRRLYFAASDPKGGAVLHGPRLFAQPTCHHAPEVYSGIGEEEAAAQLRAFFATRRD; encoded by the coding sequence ATGCGTCTGGCGCTCGACGCCGCCGGGGAAGCCGCACGTGAAGGCGAGGTTCCGGTCGGCGCGGTGGTGATGCGCGGTGAAGAGGTCATCGCGGTAACCCGCAATGCGATGCGCGGCGTCAGCGACCCCACCGCGCACGCCGAAATGGTGGCGCTGCGGCTGGCGGCGGAGCGGCTTGGCACCTCCCGGCTTGACGCGTGCGACCTGTGGGTGAGCCTGGAGCCGTGCGCGATGTGCGCCGGCGCCATCGCCTTGGCGCGCATCCGCCGCCTCTATTTCGCCGCGTCCGACCCCAAGGGCGGCGCGGTGCTGCACGGACCGAGGCTGTTCGCGCAGCCGACCTGTCACCATGCGCCGGAAGTTTATTCCGGTATCGGCGAGGAGGAAGCCGCCGCGCAGTTGCGCGCTTTTTTTGCGACGCGACGGGATTAG
- a CDS encoding OmpA family protein → MGISKRLTAISLSAALLATTAACVTDPVTGERTISKAAIGGGLGVIAGYLAGDLIGGRNDRTERIVGAGIGAIAGAGIGAYMDRQEQRIREQTAGSGVEVDRVGDELLLRMPSGVTFATNSYAIQPQFQATLDEVARTLADFPSTYIDVYGHTDSTGGDAINIPLSQNRAQSVANYLISRGVNPARIATQGFGSSRPIADNTTEAGKQANRRVEIRVVPVTNTAG, encoded by the coding sequence ATGGGCATTTCCAAACGCCTGACCGCCATTTCCCTGTCCGCCGCCCTGTTGGCGACGACCGCCGCCTGCGTCACCGATCCGGTGACCGGCGAACGCACGATTTCCAAGGCCGCTATCGGCGGCGGGCTCGGCGTCATCGCGGGCTATCTGGCGGGCGACCTGATCGGCGGCCGCAACGACCGCACCGAACGGATCGTCGGGGCCGGCATCGGCGCCATCGCGGGCGCGGGCATCGGCGCCTATATGGACCGTCAGGAACAGCGCATTCGCGAGCAGACCGCAGGGTCGGGCGTCGAGGTCGACCGCGTCGGCGACGAACTGCTGCTGCGCATGCCGTCGGGCGTGACCTTCGCGACCAACAGCTATGCGATCCAGCCGCAATTTCAGGCCACCCTGGATGAAGTCGCCCGGACGCTCGCCGATTTCCCGTCCACCTATATCGACGTCTACGGCCACACCGATTCCACCGGCGGCGACGCGATCAACATCCCGCTGTCGCAGAACCGTGCCCAGTCGGTCGCCAACTACCTCATCTCGCGCGGCGTCAATCCGGCCCGGATCGCGACCCAAGGCTTCGGCTCCAGCCGTCCGATCGCGGACAATACGACCGAAGCGGGCAAGCAGGCCAATCGCCGCGTCGAAATCCGCGTCGTTCCGGTCACGAACACGGCAGGCTGA
- a CDS encoding hemolysin family protein gives MPPTQPSLTPFPWIDVAIIIGLVVLNGLFAMSELAIVSARTQRLKAMAKNRKAGAQTALDLAGDPGRFLSTVQIGITLIGILAGAYSGASLGGPVGERLMLLGLDAETAQTAGFTLVIVLTTYASLIIGELVPKQFALRSPEAIACVVAVPMLWMARATAPFVWLLDRTSALIFGLLGMTRDTSDHVTAEELHLVVAEAHSAGVLEENERAIISGVVRLADRPTREVMTPRTDVDWIDADAPPQAVRDRFLETPHSRLVVAEGSVDKVVGVVQARDVAVALIEGAPLALRALMRSAPIVSDQMGAMDTLAVLQSADVPIAFVHDEYGHLDGIVTPSDLLAALAGNFASDLDVDTDPPLVEREDGSWLISGSASADMLTDRLGIALPEERDYATVAGFALSILKHLPETGEVFRYAGWTFEIADLDGRKIDKLIASDKRR, from the coding sequence ATGCCGCCCACGCAGCCTTCCCTGACCCCCTTTCCCTGGATCGACGTCGCCATCATCATCGGCCTCGTCGTCCTGAACGGCCTGTTCGCCATGTCCGAGCTCGCCATTGTGTCCGCGCGGACGCAGCGCCTGAAGGCGATGGCGAAGAACAGGAAGGCGGGCGCGCAGACGGCGCTCGATCTGGCGGGCGATCCCGGGCGGTTCCTCTCCACCGTGCAGATCGGCATCACCCTGATCGGCATTCTCGCGGGCGCCTATTCGGGCGCGAGCCTCGGCGGCCCGGTGGGCGAGCGGCTGATGCTTCTCGGCCTCGACGCGGAAACGGCGCAGACGGCGGGCTTCACGCTCGTCATCGTGCTCACCACTTATGCCTCGCTCATCATCGGCGAACTCGTCCCAAAGCAATTCGCCCTGCGCTCGCCCGAAGCGATCGCCTGCGTCGTCGCCGTGCCGATGCTGTGGATGGCCCGCGCCACCGCCCCGTTCGTATGGCTTCTCGACCGGACCAGCGCGCTCATCTTCGGGCTGCTCGGCATGACGCGGGACACCAGCGATCATGTGACGGCGGAAGAACTGCACCTCGTCGTCGCCGAAGCGCATAGCGCGGGCGTGCTGGAGGAGAATGAACGGGCGATCATCTCCGGCGTCGTGCGCCTCGCCGACCGTCCGACTCGCGAGGTTATGACGCCGCGCACCGACGTCGACTGGATCGACGCCGACGCGCCGCCGCAGGCCGTCCGCGACCGCTTCCTCGAAACGCCCCACAGCCGCCTGGTCGTGGCCGAGGGGTCGGTCGACAAGGTCGTGGGCGTTGTCCAGGCCCGCGACGTTGCCGTGGCGCTCATCGAAGGCGCGCCGCTCGCGCTGCGTGCGCTGATGCGGAGCGCGCCGATCGTTTCCGATCAGATGGGGGCGATGGACACCCTCGCCGTGCTGCAATCGGCGGACGTGCCGATCGCCTTCGTCCACGACGAATATGGCCATCTCGACGGCATCGTCACGCCGTCCGACCTGCTCGCCGCGCTCGCGGGGAATTTCGCATCCGACCTCGACGTCGATACCGATCCGCCGCTCGTCGAGCGGGAGGACGGCAGCTGGCTGATTTCAGGTTCGGCTTCCGCCGACATGCTGACCGACCGGCTCGGCATCGCGCTTCCCGAGGAGCGGGATTATGCCACCGTCGCCGGCTTCGCCTTGTCGATCCTGAAGCACCTCCCCGAAACCGGCGAAGTCTTCCGTTATGCCGGCTGGACGTTCGAAATCGCCGACCTCGACGGCCGCAAGATCGACAAGCTGATCGCGAGCGATAAGCGGCGCTAG
- the purD gene encoding phosphoribosylamine--glycine ligase, translating to MNVLLLGSGGREHALAWKLAQSPLLGQLYASPGNPGIAQEAGVVALNAADHGEIAAFCRDKSIDLVVIGPEAPLVEGLGDALRAQDILVFGPNRVPAQLEGSKGFTKELCARRGIPTARFVRAGSQKEAEAALQDFGLPVVIKADGLAAGKGVIIAETADEARAAVATMFDGTFGAAGASVVIEEFLTGEEASFFAITDGKTVVPFGSAQDHKRVGDGDTGPNTGGMGAYSPARVLTPELERRVLGEIVQPTVDALAAEGTPFSGVLYAGLMLTAEGPKLIEYNARFGDPECQVLMMRLESDLLALMLATAKGELAGAEPPSFSDRTALTVVMAANGYPGTPDKGGAISGIERVHGAKVFHAGTALEDGRLVANGGRVLNVTALGGTIRDAQEAAYKAVAAIDFPSGFYRRDIGWREVARQAGAKA from the coding sequence ATGAACGTCCTGTTGCTTGGCTCCGGCGGCCGTGAGCATGCCCTGGCGTGGAAGCTCGCGCAATCGCCGCTGCTCGGTCAGCTCTATGCCTCACCCGGCAATCCGGGAATAGCGCAGGAGGCGGGGGTCGTCGCGCTGAATGCCGCAGATCATGGGGAAATCGCCGCATTTTGCCGTGACAAGAGCATCGATCTGGTCGTGATCGGGCCGGAAGCACCGCTTGTGGAGGGCCTTGGCGATGCTTTGCGCGCGCAAGACATCCTTGTTTTCGGTCCCAATCGCGTTCCGGCGCAGCTTGAAGGGTCGAAGGGCTTCACCAAGGAGCTGTGCGCGCGCCGCGGCATTCCGACCGCGCGCTTCGTTCGGGCGGGAAGCCAGAAAGAAGCGGAAGCGGCGCTCCAGGATTTCGGCCTGCCGGTTGTGATCAAGGCGGACGGCCTCGCCGCGGGCAAGGGCGTGATCATCGCCGAGACGGCGGACGAGGCCCGCGCGGCGGTCGCGACCATGTTCGACGGCACGTTCGGCGCGGCGGGCGCGTCGGTGGTGATCGAGGAATTCTTGACCGGCGAGGAAGCGAGTTTCTTCGCGATCACGGACGGGAAGACCGTGGTGCCGTTCGGATCGGCGCAGGATCACAAGCGTGTCGGCGACGGCGACACGGGACCGAACACCGGCGGCATGGGCGCCTACAGCCCCGCCCGCGTGCTGACGCCGGAACTGGAGCGGCGGGTGCTGGGCGAGATCGTGCAGCCGACGGTCGATGCGCTCGCCGCGGAGGGCACGCCCTTTTCCGGCGTCCTCTACGCCGGGCTGATGCTGACGGCGGAGGGACCGAAGCTCATCGAATATAATGCGCGGTTCGGCGATCCCGAATGCCAGGTGCTGATGATGCGTCTGGAAAGCGACCTCCTCGCGCTCATGCTCGCCACGGCGAAGGGCGAATTGGCGGGCGCGGAGCCGCCCTCCTTCTCGGACCGGACGGCTCTGACCGTCGTCATGGCGGCAAACGGCTATCCCGGCACGCCGGACAAGGGCGGCGCCATATCCGGGATCGAGCGGGTTCATGGCGCGAAAGTGTTTCATGCCGGAACCGCGCTGGAGGACGGCCGCCTCGTCGCCAATGGCGGGCGCGTACTTAATGTGACGGCGCTCGGCGGCACGATTCGCGATGCGCAGGAAGCGGCCTATAAGGCGGTCGCCGCGATCGATTTCCCGTCCGGTTTCTACCGCCGCGACATCGGCTGGCGCGAAGTCGCGCGCCAGGCGGGAGCCAAGGCTTGA